Proteins co-encoded in one Acidovorax sp. 69 genomic window:
- a CDS encoding DMT family transporter, translated as MRSERFGLMALLVVTVVWGTTFPAMKLLSTQLDALQIIWLRFAIALVVLLPLWRGMHRQERRWGCALGLLLFLAFWLQIEGLARTSSNRNAFVTGLNVLVVPLIAMLALGRRYGWQLWAACAMAFAGMALMFHENEPWNLGDTLTLTSTVFYALYILALEECARRTSAAPLRATRMAAAQALVMCGAATVLLWGRDGHMDWLPALIRLDHTAQLALLYLGLLASVVVVTLQAWGQQRVDAMRSAIVFGLEPVFAALTAWVLLGESLGWAGSGGAALIVAALVVSQLPPARKVQAA; from the coding sequence ATGCGCTCAGAACGTTTTGGCCTCATGGCCCTGCTGGTGGTCACGGTGGTGTGGGGCACCACCTTCCCCGCCATGAAGCTGCTGTCCACCCAGCTCGATGCGCTGCAGATCATCTGGCTGCGTTTTGCGATTGCGCTCGTGGTGCTGCTGCCCCTGTGGCGCGGCATGCACCGCCAAGAGCGGCGCTGGGGCTGTGCGCTGGGGCTGCTGCTGTTTCTGGCGTTCTGGCTGCAGATCGAAGGGCTGGCGCGTACCAGCAGCAACCGCAATGCCTTTGTCACGGGCCTCAACGTGCTGGTGGTGCCGCTGATTGCCATGCTGGCCCTGGGCCGCCGCTATGGCTGGCAGCTGTGGGCGGCGTGCGCCATGGCGTTTGCGGGCATGGCATTGATGTTCCATGAAAACGAGCCCTGGAACCTGGGCGATACGCTCACCCTGACCAGCACGGTGTTCTATGCGCTGTACATCCTGGCACTGGAAGAGTGTGCACGCCGCACCAGCGCGGCCCCGCTGCGCGCCACGCGCATGGCGGCCGCGCAGGCCCTGGTGATGTGCGGCGCCGCCACCGTGCTGCTGTGGGGACGCGATGGCCACATGGACTGGTTGCCTGCCCTCATCCGGCTGGACCACACTGCCCAGCTGGCCCTGCTGTATCTGGGCCTGCTGGCCAGCGTGGTGGTGGTCACGCTGCAGGCCTGGGGCCAGCAGCGGGTGGACGCCATGCGCAGCGCCATCGTCTTCGGTCTGGAGCCCGTGTTTGCCGCATTGACGGCCTGGGTCCTGCTGGGCGAAAGCCTGGGCTGGGCAGGCAGTGGCGGCGCGGCGCTGATCGTCGCGGCGCTGGTGGTGAGCCAGCTGCCGCCCGCCCGCAAGGTGCAAGCAGCCTGA
- a CDS encoding amino acid ABC transporter ATP-binding protein has protein sequence MTRQPTPFIVVDQVCKSFGAHQVLKDVSTTFNTGEVTVIIGASGSGKSTLLRAINRLEPHDSGRITIDGEEVTDDLSTLQKQRSEVGMVFQQFNLFGHMSVLDNVTLAPRRIRHTPRAQANEQAMALLRRVGMQDHAHKYPWQLSGGQQQRVAIARALAMQPKVMLFDEPTSALDPEMVQEVLDVMRELARGGMTMIVVTHEMGFAREVSDRVMFFDQGRIAHDAPPAEFFSNPANDRIRAFIGRMSA, from the coding sequence ATGACACGCCAGCCCACGCCATTTATCGTGGTGGACCAGGTCTGCAAGTCCTTCGGCGCGCACCAGGTGCTCAAGGATGTGTCGACCACCTTCAACACCGGCGAAGTCACCGTCATCATCGGGGCCTCTGGCTCGGGCAAAAGCACGCTGCTGCGCGCCATCAACCGCCTGGAGCCGCACGATTCAGGGCGCATCACCATCGACGGCGAAGAAGTCACCGATGACCTGTCCACGCTGCAAAAGCAGCGCAGCGAGGTCGGCATGGTGTTCCAGCAGTTCAACCTGTTCGGCCACATGAGCGTGCTGGACAACGTGACGCTGGCCCCGCGCCGTATCCGCCACACACCGCGCGCCCAGGCCAACGAGCAGGCCATGGCCCTGCTGCGCCGCGTGGGCATGCAGGACCACGCGCACAAGTACCCCTGGCAGCTGTCGGGAGGCCAGCAGCAGCGCGTGGCGATTGCACGTGCGCTGGCCATGCAGCCCAAGGTCATGCTGTTCGACGAACCCACATCGGCCCTGGACCCGGAAATGGTGCAGGAGGTACTGGACGTGATGCGCGAACTGGCCCGTGGCGGCATGACCATGATCGTGGTGACCCACGAGATGGGCTTTGCGCGTGAGGTGTCCGACCGCGTGATGTTCTTCGACCAGGGACGCATCGCGCACGACGCGCCGCCCGCCGAATTCTTCAGCAACCCCGCCAACGATCGCATTCGTGCCTTCATCGGCCGCATGAGTGCCTGA
- a CDS encoding amino acid ABC transporter permease, whose translation MLTALWPQRWSRQQRSNATLVSAVILMVLALALLGQLLSFLPEPIGPNAQAFSDGARTTLWLTLISGSVGLVLGTTAALARTARWTAVRWVASFYIWVIRGTPLLVQILFVYFALPVLVPGLNLPDFAAAVLALGLNVGAYNAEAIRAGLLAVPRGQTEAAKALGLGRVHVFLDVVFPQAFKISLPPLVSNFVALLKDSSLAYAIGVVELTNVGNRIQSATFQPIATLSTVAITYLLLTTLVTQISNAVEYRFDVEGRNQ comes from the coding sequence ATGCTCACTGCCCTTTGGCCACAGCGCTGGTCTCGCCAGCAGCGCAGCAACGCCACGCTTGTCTCGGCCGTCATCCTGATGGTCCTGGCGCTGGCGCTGCTGGGCCAGTTGCTCTCCTTCCTGCCCGAACCCATCGGCCCCAATGCCCAGGCGTTCTCTGACGGCGCCCGCACCACGCTCTGGCTCACCCTGATCAGCGGCAGCGTCGGGCTGGTGCTGGGCACCACAGCCGCCCTGGCGCGCACCGCGCGCTGGACGGCCGTGCGCTGGGTGGCCAGCTTCTATATCTGGGTGATCCGCGGGACACCGCTGCTGGTGCAGATCCTGTTTGTGTACTTCGCGCTGCCGGTACTGGTGCCGGGACTGAACCTGCCCGACTTCGCAGCGGCCGTGCTGGCCCTGGGCCTGAACGTGGGCGCCTACAACGCCGAGGCCATTCGCGCCGGGCTGCTGGCCGTGCCACGTGGCCAGACCGAGGCCGCCAAGGCCCTGGGCCTGGGCCGGGTGCATGTTTTCCTGGACGTAGTGTTCCCACAGGCGTTCAAGATTTCGTTGCCGCCACTGGTCAGCAACTTCGTGGCGCTGCTCAAAGACTCGTCGCTGGCCTACGCCATCGGCGTGGTGGAGCTGACCAACGTGGGCAACCGCATCCAGTCGGCCACGTTCCAGCCTATCGCCACACTGTCCACGGTGGCCATCACCTACCTGCTGCTGACCACGCTGGTCACGCAGATCTCGAACGCCGTGGAATACCGCTTCGACGTGGAAGGGCGCAACCAATGA
- the mrdA gene encoding penicillin-binding protein 2 produces MTELRSSEADASRFRVRAVVVGLLVLAAFCLVVARLVFLQVVRHEDLAAQAESNRTAVVPIVPNRGLILDRNGVVLATNYSAYTLEITPSRAGVLDETIDELSKVVDIQARDRRRFKRLMEESRNFESLPIRTRLTDQEVARFTAQRYRFPGVDIKARLFRNYPLGDVASHAIGYIGRINQNEKARIQDSEDEANYRGTEYIGKLGIEQSFESALHGGTGVEQMETSAGGRAVRKLSSHAATPGDSVMLSIDIKLQKLIEELYGSRRGALVAIDPRNGEILALVSKPTFDPNLFVEGIDVENWAALNESIDKPLLNRALRGTYPPGSTYKPFMALGALQLGKRSPSMVVNDPGFYTFGGHTFRSHEGGLGGVDMHRAIQFSSNTYFYSLAVDMGVDAIHDFMKPLGFGQSTGIDLNGEVRGTLPSTEWKRNTYKRADMKRWFPGETVSLGIGQGYNNFTMLQLALAEATLANGGTRYRPHMAKAVKNAVTGVVTEIIQPPGLNLGFQPKHVELVRNALVAVNKGGTGTRVFMGAPYTSAGKTGTAQAVTMGQNVKYNAKALEEHQRDHSLFAAFAPAEEPTIALAVIVENSGFGAAHAAPIARRVFDYWLLGEYPSEEDIAAVQKGQAAAPMGKPRRAADVALPLP; encoded by the coding sequence GTGACAGAGCTGCGCAGCAGCGAGGCCGACGCTTCGCGCTTTCGTGTCCGCGCCGTCGTAGTGGGCCTGTTGGTGTTGGCTGCGTTCTGCCTGGTGGTGGCCCGGTTGGTGTTCTTGCAGGTGGTGCGCCACGAAGACCTCGCAGCGCAAGCGGAGAGCAACCGCACTGCCGTGGTACCCATTGTTCCCAACCGGGGGCTCATCCTGGACCGCAACGGGGTGGTGCTGGCCACGAATTACTCGGCCTACACGCTGGAGATCACGCCCTCGCGGGCCGGGGTGCTCGACGAAACCATCGACGAGCTGTCGAAGGTGGTCGATATCCAGGCCCGTGACCGCCGCCGCTTCAAGCGCCTCATGGAAGAGTCGCGCAATTTCGAATCCTTGCCCATCCGCACCCGCCTGACCGACCAGGAAGTGGCGCGTTTTACGGCGCAGCGCTATCGCTTCCCGGGTGTGGACATCAAGGCGCGCCTGTTCCGCAACTACCCGCTGGGGGATGTGGCGAGCCACGCCATCGGGTACATCGGCCGCATCAACCAGAACGAGAAGGCGCGCATCCAGGATTCGGAAGACGAGGCCAACTACCGCGGCACTGAATACATCGGCAAACTGGGGATCGAGCAGAGTTTTGAGTCTGCCTTGCACGGTGGCACCGGGGTTGAGCAAATGGAGACCTCGGCAGGTGGCCGTGCCGTGCGCAAGCTGTCGAGCCATGCGGCCACGCCGGGCGACAGCGTCATGCTGTCGATCGACATCAAGCTGCAAAAGCTCATTGAAGAGCTGTACGGCAGCCGCCGCGGTGCGCTGGTGGCCATCGACCCGCGCAATGGCGAAATCCTGGCACTGGTGAGCAAGCCGACGTTTGACCCCAACCTGTTTGTGGAGGGCATCGATGTCGAGAATTGGGCGGCACTGAACGAATCTATCGACAAGCCCCTGCTCAACCGTGCGTTGCGTGGCACTTATCCGCCGGGCTCGACCTACAAGCCCTTCATGGCGCTCGGTGCGCTGCAATTGGGCAAGCGATCGCCCAGCATGGTGGTCAACGACCCGGGCTTCTACACCTTTGGCGGGCACACCTTCCGAAGCCACGAGGGTGGGTTGGGTGGCGTGGACATGCACCGCGCGATCCAGTTCTCCAGCAACACCTACTTCTACTCGCTGGCCGTGGACATGGGTGTGGACGCCATCCATGACTTCATGAAGCCGCTGGGCTTTGGGCAGTCCACAGGCATCGACCTCAATGGCGAGGTACGCGGGACCTTGCCCAGCACGGAGTGGAAGCGCAACACCTACAAACGCGCTGACATGAAACGTTGGTTCCCCGGCGAGACCGTGTCCTTGGGCATTGGCCAGGGCTACAACAACTTCACCATGCTGCAACTGGCGCTGGCGGAGGCCACGCTGGCCAACGGAGGCACGCGCTACCGGCCCCACATGGCCAAAGCGGTGAAGAATGCAGTGACGGGGGTGGTGACTGAAATCATCCAGCCTCCCGGTCTGAACCTGGGCTTTCAGCCCAAGCATGTGGAACTGGTACGCAACGCCCTTGTGGCCGTGAACAAGGGCGGGACGGGCACACGCGTGTTCATGGGGGCTCCCTACACCTCGGCGGGAAAAACGGGGACGGCCCAGGCCGTGACAATGGGCCAGAACGTGAAGTACAACGCGAAAGCGCTGGAGGAGCACCAGCGCGACCATTCCCTCTTTGCGGCTTTTGCGCCCGCTGAAGAACCCACGATAGCGCTGGCGGTGATTGTCGAAAACTCGGGCTTTGGCGCCGCACATGCCGCGCCCATTGCACGGCGGGTGTTTGACTACTGGCTGCTGGGGGAGTACCCCAGCGAGGAAGACATTGCGGCGGTACAGAAGGGGCAGGCGGCGGCCCCCATGGGCAAGCCGCGCCGGGCGGCCGACGTGGCATTGCCGTTGCCTTGA
- a CDS encoding DcaP family trimeric outer membrane transporter has protein sequence MKLNHTFLALMAAGLCSLPPAAFAQSAKDFEDMRNELKALRAELNQLKTQQAQTPAPAAAASGWNDRIEAVELKQKDAVVLGDIPGSFRLPGSETSIRVYGFAEANMVKDFKGTAPGDTFTNLIEQPLGSARNGKTSLTAQTSRFGFETSTPTSVGTFNTKIEADFYAYCGAECNRNRLRLRHAYGEYAGWLIGQTWSTFMDTDNLPETVDFNGPPGATFRRPTQIRYTYNNPDLAKFQFAVEEPTDGAKSPNLVARVDKAYDWGNVNARLMSHEQRVSGVSKRGMGFGLGAGYKITGTTTLMAQYTRLDGDGDGAYLVGTNYPVLDGGTVRLDKSHGVVLGLANVFSEKLRGTVSLGMVRSRNKLGDAYVNAYGAEGNHKLYQWHAGMYYLPIKNVELGGELVGGRRTTFDGQQGEMLRLNLQARYLFN, from the coding sequence ATGAAACTGAACCACACGTTCCTCGCCCTGATGGCCGCCGGCCTGTGCAGCCTGCCCCCCGCAGCCTTTGCGCAGTCCGCCAAGGACTTTGAAGACATGCGCAACGAGCTGAAGGCCTTGCGCGCCGAGCTGAACCAGCTCAAGACCCAGCAGGCACAGACGCCCGCCCCCGCCGCTGCGGCCTCGGGCTGGAACGACCGCATCGAAGCCGTCGAACTCAAGCAAAAAGACGCTGTGGTGCTGGGCGACATCCCCGGCAGCTTCCGCCTGCCCGGCAGCGAGACATCGATCCGCGTGTATGGCTTTGCCGAAGCCAACATGGTCAAGGACTTCAAGGGCACAGCCCCTGGCGACACCTTCACCAACCTGATAGAGCAGCCCCTGGGCAGCGCACGCAACGGCAAGACCAGCCTGACCGCACAGACCTCGCGTTTTGGTTTCGAGACCTCCACGCCCACCTCGGTCGGCACCTTCAACACCAAGATCGAGGCCGACTTCTACGCCTACTGCGGCGCCGAGTGCAACCGCAATCGCCTGCGCCTGCGCCATGCCTATGGTGAATACGCGGGCTGGCTGATCGGCCAGACCTGGTCCACCTTCATGGACACGGACAACCTGCCAGAGACCGTGGACTTCAACGGCCCGCCCGGTGCCACCTTCCGCCGCCCCACGCAGATCCGCTACACCTACAACAACCCCGACCTGGCCAAGTTCCAGTTCGCGGTGGAAGAGCCCACCGATGGCGCCAAGAGCCCCAATCTGGTGGCCCGCGTGGACAAGGCCTATGACTGGGGCAACGTGAACGCCCGCCTGATGTCGCACGAACAGCGCGTGAGCGGTGTGTCCAAGCGCGGCATGGGCTTTGGCCTGGGAGCGGGCTACAAGATCACCGGCACCACCACGCTGATGGCGCAGTACACACGCCTGGACGGCGACGGCGATGGTGCCTACCTGGTGGGAACCAACTACCCCGTGCTCGACGGCGGCACGGTACGCCTCGACAAGTCGCACGGCGTGGTACTGGGCCTTGCCAACGTGTTCAGCGAGAAGCTGCGTGGCACCGTCTCGCTGGGCATGGTGCGCTCGCGCAACAAGCTGGGCGACGCCTATGTGAACGCCTACGGCGCCGAAGGCAACCACAAGCTCTACCAATGGCACGCTGGCATGTATTACCTGCCGATCAAGAACGTGGAGCTGGGCGGCGAGCTGGTTGGTGGCCGCCGCACAACCTTTGACGGCCAGCAGGGCGAGATGCTGCGACTGAACCTGCAGGCACGCTACCTGTTCAACTGA